In Astatotilapia calliptera chromosome 23, fAstCal1.2, whole genome shotgun sequence, a genomic segment contains:
- the LOC113015847 gene encoding unconventional myosin-Vb has protein sequence MATLELYSKGANVWVPDPDAVWVSAQLLQDYRSGEKHLLLQLSNGNEVHYPVGSPSDLPPLGNPDILEGENDLTALSFLHEPAVLHNLRVRFLDYSSIYTYCGIVLVAINPYDQLPIYGEEVIDAYSGQDMADMEPHIFSVAEEAYRTMIREEKNQSIIISGESGSGKTVSAKFTMRYFAVVGGAAQQTSVEERVLASNPIMESIGNAKTTRNDNSSRFGKYIEIGFGRKGDIIGANMRTYLLEKSRVVFQASTERNYHIFYQLCASRELPEMRSLKLDAPENFRYTNQGGEMQIPGTDDLSDLERTRNAFTILGVQPDQQMELFRILSAVLHLGNVNIQASGRSSDRGYIDAEDRSLAVFSKLLGVEGSQMAHWLCHRRFAVGGEMLVKPMTGQQAVEARDALAKHIYGQLFAWTVQRLNSALRAQQGRTKSFVGVLDIYGFETFERNSFEQFCINYANEKLQQQFNRHVFHLEQEEYVREELAWSRIEFSDNQQCIDLIEGQLGMFDLLDEECRMPKGSDESWVRKLYDQHLNSKPHPHFRKPRMSNSAFIVLHFADTVQYECDGFLDKNRDTVFEELINILKASQSELVAELFQQQRNASPVANGSIRSGKRATREHKLTVGFQFRQSLQMLMETLNSTTPHYVRCIKPNDLKEPFLFDPKRTVQQLRACGVLETIRISAAGYPSRWTYEEFFSRYRILLRGPQSQDQAQASCRQALPQLIPDPDQYCFGKTKVFFRAGQVALLERLRAERLRVAAVIIQSQVRGWLARIRYTRILWATLTIQRYSRGALARRLALILRYTRAALVIQKTYRMMVVRQLFFMIRHATVTIQAFTRGMLERRRYRLLVAERAAVLLQATVRGWLARQAYRRVRAAVVFMQCCIRRKAARRQLLKLKSEARSVERYRELNKGMEVKLMQLQLKADQEARESAALRETLMAEREASSTELAALRATIQKLESQLQEKPPPGPVISEKEAEERRRAEEKAAQEILQLKEELQALQKERDSFCKERDDLSASLLEQEEKQEECVHQAVSQVTSALRAEVDEERRKYQGLLREFTRLEQRYDNLREMSLLTERTKGHRRTDSTQSLEPLSPSTPLSPQSLTPLSISPFPSAVPSPEEVRRISVTSPSAEKRVSMWSSEASMEQLMEKMDVAKDPSVKMKGEDLAHAYDAVRVANKFLESQLRNQCSQWEKELETLRSQLAQAVSVSSSAAQRQDVQELLEARERECVRLRRELKELRNTVSLRRLLTQVFPSALATETSSPAQSKPAAVTGLLECRKRDETKLIKNLVTDIRVDSALSLAPGLPASVLFLCVRQADCSGDQARARSLCSAAVTAMKAALKKHVSDIDMAALWLKNICLFHDLLTQHSPKQTLDSDTLVPLSADMNDLIRTLSDLSIQAYQQLLSITETRLQNIIVPALLESETIQGLSGSAVKLAVSRKRAGSDPRTVGGEAPTMASVLRELGALHTALTQQALPKTLMEQAFHQLTYLICASAFNSLLLRKDMCSWSRGLQIRYNVSVLEEWLRGRGLQAGGAVATLEPLIQAVQLLQVGKKTEADAQGIVRTCSALSSQQIVKILTLYTPHSDLDERVTLNFIRSVQGLLKGRSNSQPSQLLMDVRRVFPVIFLYSPPPVLSAEQLVIPDSLKISFLRKA, from the exons ATGGCAACACTGGAATTGTACAGCAAG GGGGCAAATGTGTGGGTTCCTGATCCAGATGCTGTCTGGGTTTCAGCCCAGCTTCTCCAGGACTACAGGTCTGGAGAGAAGCACCTGCTGCTACAGCTCTCAAATGGAAAT GAGGTCCATTACCCAGTGGGCTCTCCCTCTGATCTCCCACCTTTGGGGAATCCCGACATACTGGAGGGCGAGAATGATCTAACAGCTCTCAGCTTTCTCCACGAGCCCGCTGTGCTGCATAACCTCCGGGTTCGATTCCTGGACTATAGCAGCATCTACACATACTGTG GTATTGTGTTAGTGGCCATAAATCCATATGACCAACTTCCAATATACGGAGAGGAGGTGATAGACGCTTACAGCGGTCAGGACATGGCTGACATGGAACCACACATCTTTTCTGTGGCTGAGGAGGCCTACCGCACTATGATCAG GGAGGAGAAGAACCAGTCTATCATCATCAGTGGGGAATCTGGCTCAGGGAAAACTGTCTCTGCAAAGTTCACCATGAGATATTTCGCTGTGGTTGgaggagcagcacagcagacCAGTGTGGAGGAGAGAGTTTTGGCTTCCAACCCAATCATGGAG TCCATTGGTAATGCTAAAACTACCCGAAATGACAACAGCAGTCGTTTTGGGAAGTACATCGAGATTGGCTTTGGCAGAAAGGGGGACATCATTGGGGCCAATATGAGGACCTATCTGCTGGAGAAGTCACGGGTGGTCTTCCAG gcaTCAACAGAGAGGAATTACCATATCTTCTATCAGCTGTGTGCATCCAGAGAGCTGCCTGAAATGAGGTCCCTCAAACTGG ATGCTCCTGAGAATTTCCGCTACACTAACCAGGGAGGAGAGATGCAGATACCTGGTACTGATGATTTGTCAGACCTGGAGCGCACTCGCAATGCTTTCACCATTCTGG GTGTGCAGCCTGACCAACAGATGGAACTCTTCAGGATCCTGTCAGCTGTGCTCCACCTGGGAAATGTCAACATTCAAGCCAGTGGGCGAAGCTCTGACCGGGGTTACATTGAT GCAGAGGACCGCTCTCTGGCTGTCTTCTCCAAGCTGCTTGGAGTTGAGGGATCTCAGATGGCTCACTGGCTGTGCCATCGCAGATTTGCTGTAGGAGGAGAGATGCTGGTTAAACCTATGACTGGCCAGCAGGCCGTAGAAGCCAGAGACGCACTTGCTAAACACATCTATGGTCAGCTGTTCGCGTGGACTGTCCAGAGGCTCAACTCAGCTCTGCGGGCCCAGCAAGGACGGACCAAATCCTTTGTAGGGGTTTTAGATATCTATGG GTTTGAGACCTTTGAAAGGAACAGTTTTGAGCAGTTCTGCATAAATTATGCAAATGAAAAACTGCAGCAACAGTTCAACAGA CATGTGTTCCACTTGGAGCAGGAGGAGTACGTCCGTGAGGAGCTGGCATGGAGCCGGATTGAGTTCAGTGACAATCAGCAGTGCATCGATCTAATAGAGGGACAGCTGGGCATGTTTGATCTCTTGGATGAGGAGTGCAGG ATGCCTAAAGGTTCTGATGAAAGCTGGGTGCGCAAGCTGTACGACCAGCACCTGAACAGCAAGCCTCACCCTCACTTCAGGAAGCCTCGCATGTCAAACAGCGCCTTCATCGTCCTGCACTTTGCTGACACA GTCCAATATGAATGCGATGGCTTTTTAGATAAAAATCGAGACACGGTCTTTGAAGAGCTCATTAACATTTTGAAAGCAAGTCAG TCTGAGCTGGTCGCTGAGTTGTTCCAGCAGCAGAGAAATGCGTCTCCTGTGGCCAATGGAAGCATTCGCTCAGGTAAACGAGCCACCAGAGAACACAAGCTGACAGTAGGCTTTCAG TTCCGTCAGTCCTTACAGATGTTAATGGAAACTCTCAACAGCACCACCCCTCACTACGTCCGCTGTATTAAACCCAATGACCTCAAAGAGCCTTTTCT GTTTGACCCTAAGAGGACAGTCCAGCAGCTAAGAGCTTGTGGGGTGCTGGAGACCATCCGCATCAGTGCAGCAGGTTATCCGTCCAG ATGGACGTATGAGGAGTTCTTCAGCAGGTATCGAATTCTTCTTCGGGGACCTCAGAGCCAGGACCAGGCCCAGGCCTCGTGCAGACAGGCCCTGCCTCAGCTCATCCCAGATCCGGACCAGTACTGCTTTGGAAAGACAAAAGTATTTTTCCGGGCTGGTCAGGTGGCTCTTTTGGAGAGGTTGAGAGCTGAGAGACTGAGAGTGGCTGCTGTGATCATCCAGAGTCAGGTTAGAGGATGGCTGGCACGGATCAGATACACCAGGATCCTCTGGGCTACTCTCACCATACAGAGATACAGCAGAGGGGCGCTGGCCAGACG ACTGGCTTTGATCCTGCGCTACACCAGGGCTGCCTTGGTGATCCAGAAGACTTATCGTATGATGGTGGTCAGGCAGCTATTTTTCATGATCCGACACGCCACTGTCACAATCCAGGCATTCACCAGGGGGATGCTGGAGCGCCGCAGATACAGACTG CTGGTGGCAGAGAGGGCGGCCGTGCTGCTCCAGGCCACGGTGCGTGGGTGGTTGGCGAGGCAGGCGTACAGGCGCGTACGTGCGGCGGTCGTGTTCATGCAGTGCTGCATTCGCCGCAAGGCTGCCAGGAGACAGCTGCTGAAACTGAAGTCTGAGGCCCGCTCTGTGGAGAGATACAGAGAGCTCAACAAAGGCATGGAGGTCAAACTGATGCAGCTGCAGTTGAAAGCAGACCAGGAG GCCAGGGAGAGCGCTGCTTTGAGAGAAACCCTAATGGCAGAGCGAGAGGCTTCCAGCACCGAGCTGGCGGCTCTGAGGGCAACGATACAAAAACTAGAGAGCCAGTTACAGGAGAAGCCTCCGCCTGGGCCTGTTATCagcgaaaaggaggcagaggagagaagaagagctgaagagaaagcTGCCCAGGAGATCCTCCAGCTTAAAGAA GAGCTGCAAGCACTACAGAAAGAAAGGGATAGTTTTTGCAAAGAGAGAGACGATCTCTCGGCTTCCCTGCTggaacaagaagaaaaacaagaag AGTGTGTGCATCAGGCTGTGTCTCAGGTGACCTCGGCTCTTCGGGCAGAGGTGGACGAGGAGAGGAGAAAGTATCAGGGTCTTCTGAGAGAGTTCACCAGACTGGAGCAGAGATATGACAACCTCAGGGAGATGAGTCTGCTCACAGAG CGCACCAAAGGCCACAGAAGAACCGACTCCACCCAGAGTCTGGAACCTCTCTCTCCCTCGACGCCGCTGTCCCCCCAGTCTCTCACCCCACTCTCCATATCACCATTCCCATCTGCTGTTCCATCCCCAGAAGAGGTCCGAAGGATCAGCGTGACGTCCCCCTCTGCAGAGAAGAGAGTCTCAATGTGGAGCTCTGAAGCCTCAATG gagcagctgatggaGAAGATGGACGTGGCCAAAGACCCATCGGTGAAGATgaagggagaagatctggctcATGCTTATGATGCTGTACGAGTGGCAAACAA gtttcTGGAGAGCCAGCTACGTAACCAGTGCAGTCAGTGGGAGAAGGAACTGGAAACTCTGAGGAGTCAGCTTGCCCAAGCGGTGTCTGTTTCTTCCTCTGCTGCACAGAGACAG gatgttcAGGAGCTGCTGGAAGCCCGAGAGCGTGAATGTGTGAGGCTGAGGAGAGAGCTGAAGGAACTGAGAAACACAGTCTCACTGAGGCGACTCCTGACACAAG TTTTCCCATCAGCTTTGGCCACAGAGACTTCCTCTCCTGCCCAGTCGAAGCCAGCAGCAGTTACTGGTTTACTGGAATGTAGAAAAAGAGACGAAACCAAACTGATCAAGAATCTCGTCACAG ACATCCGTGTTGACAGCGCCCTGTCTTTGGCTCCCGGTCTGCCTGCCAGCGTGCTCTTCCTGTGTGTCCGCCAGGCCGACTGCAGCGGGGACCAAGCTCGCGCTCGCTCTCTTTGTAGCGCTGCTGTCACCGCTATGAAGGCAGCTCTGAAG AAACATGTCAGTGACATAGACATGGCTGCTCTGTGGTTGAAGAACATCTGTCTGTTCCACGACTTGTTGACCCAGCACTCTCCAAAGCAG ACCCTCGACTCAGACACACTGGTTCCCCTGTCTGCTGATATGAATGACTTGATCCGCACCCTGAGCGACCTCTCTATCCAGGCCTATCAGCAGCTCCTTTCCATCACCGAGACCCGTCTACAAAACATCATAG TCCCTGCCCTGTTGGAGAGCGAAACCATCCAAGGTCTATCAGGCTCAGCGGTGAAGCTGGCAGTGAGCAGGAAGCGGGCCGGCTCAGACCCCAGGACTGTAGGAGGCGAGGCTCCCACGATGGCGTCTGTGCTGAGGGAGCTCGGAGCCCTTCACACCGCTCTGACTCAACAAGctctgcccaagaccctgatgGAGCAAGCCTTTCACCAGCTCACCTACCTCATCTGTGCCTCTGCTTTTAACAGCCTGCTGCTGAGGAAGGACATGTGCAGCTGGAGTCGTGGCCTGCAAATACG CTACAATGTGAGCGTCCTGGAGGAGTGGCTGCGGGGCCGCGGTTTACAGGCAGGGGGCGCTGTGGCCACACTAGAGCCCCTCATCCAGGcagtgcagctgctgcaggtggGGAAAAAGACCGAGGCGGATGCTCAGGGGATCGTCCGGACTTGCAGTGCCTTGTCCAGCCAGCAG ATCGTGAAGATTCTGACTCTCTACACCCCCCACAGCGATCTGGATGAAAGAGTCACTCTGAATTTCATACGTTCTGTTCAG GGGCTTCTCAAAGGCCGCTCTAACAGTCAGCCTTCACAGCTCCTAATGGATGTGAGGAGAGTGTTTCCTGTCATATTCCTCTACTCGCCTCCCCCCGTCCTCAGCGCGGAGCAGTTAGTCATCCCAGACTCCCTCAAGATCTCCTTTCTGCGCAAAGCATAA